GGCGTGGTCGCCGAACGGCGGCACCTTCCTCGCCATCTTCCAGATCCCGAACAAGTTCTACGAGAAGGACGGCCGCGTCACCGACTCCTCGGGCAAGGACTGGGACGAACTCTGGGGTGATTTATTAGAGAAGTGATTTGAATTCGCCGTCCGCGCCGGATGTTCTCCGCCGTGACGGCGGATAACGAGATGTGCGGACGTGCTGGAACCGGTAGACAGACCGGACTTAAAATCCGTTGGGCGTAAGCCCGTGAGGGTTCGACTCCCTCCGTCCGCACCATTCTTTAATATGCCGCGATTGCGCTGGACAGTGCGGCTATGGCAAATGGCAACATGAAATCGAGCAAGAACCGGCTTAGCGCCGCGGCCGCAACGATCGCGTTGGCGCTCACCAGCTGCAGCGCCTCGAACAACGAGGACAGGGTCGGCAAATTCCTGGTCGCGCCCGGCAAGTACCGGCTTTACGATTGCGAGCAACTGGCGCGGTCGGCTGCGGGCTACGTCTCGCGCGAACGCGAATTGGCGCAAGCCCAGGCCAAGGCCGAAGCGGGGCCGGGCGGCGGCGTCGTCTCGGTGCTCGCTTATAGCAGCGAGTATGGTCTCGTCCGCGGCAATATCGACGAATTACGCCGCGAGGCGATGGAGAAGAAGTGCGATCCCATGCCACCGGGACTTGCACCCGGGTCGGCCGGCCCCGGCCCCAACCGGCGACCTGCGCGCTGACGCGGTTCCGGCGGGGAACTTTTTACCGTCCTGGAACTTGGTGCCCCGTGACAGCCGCATCATCGCGGCGCAGAACACGGGGCTCCTGCCATGGCTATCAGCCTGCTGATCAGCATTCTGGTCACCTTCCTGGTGATCGTGCTGGTGCTTTATCTCATCAACATGTTGCCGATTGACGGCCGCGCCAAGCAGATTGCGCGCATCATCGTCATCATCATCGGCGTATTGTCGCTGCTGAAATATCTCGCCGTCTTCTAGTCGTTACGAACGACAACGAGGGTGCCGTCGGCGAGCGCGACAGCGAGCGCCGGCGGCGCGCCGTTTCGCGCGATGATGCCGATATTGCCGGCGGCGTTCGATGGCAGCGCGATACGGGCGATTTCGCGCGGCGCCGGCCTGAACGACATGATGCGCAGGCGCGTCAGATCGAAGGACGGCAGCGCGAGATCCGGCGTGCCGTCGCCGTCGACATCGGCCACGGCGCTCATGCCAAGCGCGGGCGAGCCGATGACATGATTGCTGAAGCCGTTAAGGCTTGCGGTTTGTCGCAGACGGCCTTTGTCGTAGGTCCATAATTCAAGCGCGCCGACGGCGTGCGGCTGGCGCACCAGCGCGATGTCGATCTTGCCGTCGCCGGTGAAGTCGGCGATGCCGGCCGGGTTCTGCCAGCGGTTCGGGGCGCCAAGCGGCGTTGTCTCGGCAACGACCCGGTAGCGGCCGTTGCGCTGCGCGATGACGGCAATCGCGGCGCCGCGTTTGAGATAGGACTTCACCACAACGATTTCATCGTGACCGTCACCGTCGAGATCGGCGAGGCGCGGCGTCAGGTCCTCGAATACGGCGTCGTCGCCGAGCGCAACGGTATGGCTTGCGCCGTCGGGGGTCTCGATGACCAGGCTGCCGGCTTCGATGTCGTCGCCGAGCACGGCGTGGCCATAGCGTTTGGTCGGGGCGGCGAACCAGGCGCGCGCGATGTCGCGCGTGCCGGTGACAACGGTGCTGCCGGGCAGGGCGTTTTCCGGTGGCGACGCGCGCCGCCGCTCGTCGCGAAAAACCAGCCTGGGTTTCGCGCCGCTCATGTCGATGTCGTACCAGAGCCCGCCGGCAACGACGCGCGGCCTGCCATCGACCATCTCGATCGCTGTAACGCGCGCCGGCGTGTCGACGATCTCAGCGCGCCATTCGCCGGCCCGTGCCGATCCTGCGCCCAAAGCAACAAATCCGGCCAGCAATGCCGGCAGCAGGTGCCGCATACGCAACGCCCCTTATAATTTCACCCCACGCAGCCGCAGCGCGTTGCCGACCACGCTGACCGAAGAAAGCGCCATTGCTGTGGCGGCGATAATCGGTGACAGCAGTAGACCGAACACCGGGTAGAGAATACCGGCGGCGATCGGCACGCCGGCCGCGTTGTAGATGAAGGCGAAGAACAGGTTCTGGCGGATGTTGCGCATCACCGCTTCGGAAAGCGCACGCGCCTTGACGATGCCCATGAGGTCGCCTTTGAGCAGTGTCACGCCGGCGCTTTCGATGGCGACGTCCGAGCCTGTGCCCATGGCGATGCCGACCTGCGCGGCCGCGAGCGCCGGCGCATCGTTGACGCCATCGCCGGCCATGGCGACGACGCGGCCTTCGCGCGTCAGCTTCTCGACCACCGCGCTCTTCTGGTCGGGCAGCACCTCGGCCTCGACTTCAGTAATGCCGAGGCGCTTGGCGACCGCCTGCGCGGTGGTGCGATTATCGCCGGTGAGCATGACGACGCGGATGTTGTCGGCGGCGAGGCGCAGAAGCGCCTCCGGCGTCGTCGCCTTGATCGGATCGGCGATGGCGATGACGCCGGCCGGCTTCCCATTGATCGCGAGGAAAATCGCGGTGGCGCCGTCGCGGCGTTGCGCCTCGGCGACATCGTGCAGCGGCGCGGTGTCGATGCTCAATTCCTTCAGGAACGCCGGCGAGCCGAGGGCGACGCGCTTGCCGCTCACCATGCCGATGACGCCCTTGCCGGCGGGCGAGTCGAAGCCGCGCACCGGCGAGAGGGTGAGGTTGCGTTCCGCCGCCGCCTTCGTAATCGCCGCGGCCAGCGGATGCTCACTGCCGCGCTCGACCGAGGCGGCGATGGTCAGCACCTGCGTCTCGTCGAAGCCGTCGGCGGGGATGACGGCGACGACCTTTGGCTTGCCTTCGGTCAGCGTACCGGTCTTGTCGACGACGAGCGTGTCGATCTTCTCCATGCGTTCGAGCGCCTCGGCGTTCTTGATCAGGACGCCGGCCTGGGCGCCGCGCCCGACGCCGACCATGATCGACATCGGCGTGGCAAGGCCCAGCGCGCAGGGGCAGGCGATGATCAGCACGCTGACGGCGGCGACCAGGCCATAGGTGAAGCGCGGTTCGGGTCCGAACACCGCCCATGCGCCGAAGGCGATGAGCGCCACCGCGACCACCGCAGGCACAAACCATCCCGATACCTGATCGGCGAGACGCTGGATCGGCGCGCGGGAGCGCTGCGCGGTCGCCACCATCTGGACGATCTGCGACAGCAAGGTATCGCGGCCGACCTTGTCGGCGCGCATGACGAAGGAGCCGGAGGCGTTGATGGTGCCGCCGATGACGCGGGCATCCTTCTCCTTGGTGACGGGCATGGATTCGCCGGTGACCATGGATTCATCGATCGACGAGCGGCCCTCGATCACGGTGCCATCGACCGGCACCTTGTCGCCGGGACGCACGCGCAATTTGTCGCCCGCAACGATGGTGTCGAGCGCGACTTCCTCGTCGCTGCCGTCCTCGTTGACGCGGCGTGCAGTTTTGGGCGCGAGGTCGAGCAAGGCCTTGATCGCGCCCGATGTCGCTTCACGCGCGCGCAGTTCGAGCACCTGGCCGACCAGCACCAGCACGGTGATGACGGCCGCTGCCTCGAAATAGACGGCGACGGCGCCTTCAGCGTCGCGGAACGCCGGCGGGAAAACGCCGGGCAGAAGCACCGCAACCACGCTGTAGACCCAGGCAACGCCGACGCCCATCGCAATCAGCGTGAACATGTTGAGATTGCGCGTCACCAGCGATTGCCAGCCGCGCACGAAAAATGGCCACCCCGCCCACAGCACGACAGGAGTCGCCAGCACGAACTGGATCCAGTTCGACATGGTCTTGCCGAGTAGCATGTGCAGATTGGTCAGATGCCCGCCCATCTCCAGCGCGAGCACGGGCAGCGTCAGCACCAACCCAATCCAGAATCGGCGCGTGAAGTCGACAAGCTCCGGATTGGGACCTGTATCGGCGGTTGCGATTTCGGGTTCGAGCGCCATGCCGCAGATCGGGCAGGAGCCCGGACCTTCCTGGCGGATCTCCGGATGCATCGGGCAGGTATAGATCGCGCCCTCGATCACGGGCTCAGGCTCGCGCGGGCCGAGATACTTTGCCGGATTGGCAATGAACTTGGTGCGGCAGCCGGCCGAGCAGAAGTAGTAAGGGTGGCCGCCATGGTCGGCCTTGTGCTTGGCCGTGTGCGGATCGACCGTCATGCCGCAGACTGGATCGATGGCGCCGCCATCGGCCGCGCCATGCGCATGGCCATCGTGGCTGTGGTCATGATCGTGATGGCTGTGATCGTGATGCGAGTGGTCGGTCATTTTTGTCGGTCCTGGCGCGCGGCCTGTGCCTTGCAACTGATACCCTAGGGGGTATATAGACGTTATGGCAAAGCACAGCAAGGCCGGTTCGGCGATCGGCCATAATCCTTCGCACAAGGCCGATACGCTCAAGCGTCTCGGCCGGCTGGAGGGCCAGGTGCGCGGCATCGCGCGCATGGTCGATGAGGACCGCTACTGCATCGACATCGTCACGCAGATCGCGGCGGCGCGCGCCGCCTTGCGCAAGGTGGAAGAAGAAATCCTGCGCGAGCACGTCGC
The Pseudolabrys sp. FHR47 genome window above contains:
- a CDS encoding metal-sensitive transcriptional regulator, translated to MAKHSKAGSAIGHNPSHKADTLKRLGRLEGQVRGIARMVDEDRYCIDIVTQIAAARAALRKVEEEILREHVAHCVEHAIASGDKADQRRKVAELMDVMGRAGR
- a CDS encoding VCBS repeat-containing protein, producing MRHLLPALLAGFVALGAGSARAGEWRAEIVDTPARVTAIEMVDGRPRVVAGGLWYDIDMSGAKPRLVFRDERRRASPPENALPGSTVVTGTRDIARAWFAAPTKRYGHAVLGDDIEAGSLVIETPDGASHTVALGDDAVFEDLTPRLADLDGDGHDEIVVVKSYLKRGAAIAVIAQRNGRYRVVAETTPLGAPNRWQNPAGIADFTGDGKIDIALVRQPHAVGALELWTYDKGRLRQTASLNGFSNHVIGSPALGMSAVADVDGDGTPDLALPSFDLTRLRIMSFRPAPREIARIALPSNAAGNIGIIARNGAPPALAVALADGTLVVVRND
- a CDS encoding heavy metal translocating P-type ATPase: MTDHSHHDHSHHDHDHSHDGHAHGAADGGAIDPVCGMTVDPHTAKHKADHGGHPYYFCSAGCRTKFIANPAKYLGPREPEPVIEGAIYTCPMHPEIRQEGPGSCPICGMALEPEIATADTGPNPELVDFTRRFWIGLVLTLPVLALEMGGHLTNLHMLLGKTMSNWIQFVLATPVVLWAGWPFFVRGWQSLVTRNLNMFTLIAMGVGVAWVYSVVAVLLPGVFPPAFRDAEGAVAVYFEAAAVITVLVLVGQVLELRAREATSGAIKALLDLAPKTARRVNEDGSDEEVALDTIVAGDKLRVRPGDKVPVDGTVIEGRSSIDESMVTGESMPVTKEKDARVIGGTINASGSFVMRADKVGRDTLLSQIVQMVATAQRSRAPIQRLADQVSGWFVPAVVAVALIAFGAWAVFGPEPRFTYGLVAAVSVLIIACPCALGLATPMSIMVGVGRGAQAGVLIKNAEALERMEKIDTLVVDKTGTLTEGKPKVVAVIPADGFDETQVLTIAASVERGSEHPLAAAITKAAAERNLTLSPVRGFDSPAGKGVIGMVSGKRVALGSPAFLKELSIDTAPLHDVAEAQRRDGATAIFLAINGKPAGVIAIADPIKATTPEALLRLAADNIRVVMLTGDNRTTAQAVAKRLGITEVEAEVLPDQKSAVVEKLTREGRVVAMAGDGVNDAPALAAAQVGIAMGTGSDVAIESAGVTLLKGDLMGIVKARALSEAVMRNIRQNLFFAFIYNAAGVPIAAGILYPVFGLLLSPIIAATAMALSSVSVVGNALRLRGVKL
- a CDS encoding Thivi_2564 family membrane protein; its protein translation is MAISLLISILVTFLVIVLVLYLINMLPIDGRAKQIARIIVIIIGVLSLLKYLAVF